Part of the Phragmites australis chromosome 23, lpPhrAust1.1, whole genome shotgun sequence genome is shown below.
tccgatctactccctGTAATAattttagccacattgcttgtactcgagatcatcaatatatggtAGCAACATCCCCATAGGACATaggatattactccaatcggaggcccgtacctgtatacatcgattgtctcgtctcgtgattaatccctacactcgaagATATCAAGTCAATTTACGAATATATTATCAGAAACTAATCTTTGATAAGTATAAAATATATGTCAACCATTGGAACGAAGGAAATGGACTGACTCACGTTCATTTGAGGCCACCATAAAGGTTCTCTTATGTTTCTCTATTTTATcgtcatatattttttttcttaagtaTTCAATGAAAAAGCAGCTCTCATGCTCCGTCAGCAAGGAAAATATACACGCATGATTGTGATAGTTGTCCAGAGCGATAAGCAGCTACATGTGTTAGGGGGTGATCATATCCAACTAATATTATCACAAACGTTTATCTTAAGTAATCGCCTGTAATAATAGATTTTTATAAGCGATTTCTTTTACGTATGTGAAATCGTCTATTTTCGTAGGTCTTCTTTCGTCTTTTGCGTCTGTGAAAATTGACTAAACATCTGTAAAAATGGGTTATAATtcatctctaaaaataatttgtatagTAGTGTGTACATAATCTATCTTTCTGACTCAGGTATCAATTAAATCCCAAAAGGACCGACTGGGCATGATAAGTAAAAATGTTACTCATTCATGCATGACTAACTTTCCACGGTCGGTGTATTGCTTTAGTTGCCAGGACTGGCTGTCTAATATCGGCAAATTGATATTTGGGTTGTAGTTCTCAAGGGGCTACTGATTTTAGCTTATTATGAATGTAACTTTGGCTGAGAATTAAGTTCATATACATGGCTAACATCATCCTTGAAAATTGATGCAACAAGTTGCCAAACTGTTTTCCATTGGACATCATGCACAAGACGCAGACAAATTTGATTGCTCAAGCCATCAAGGGAGGAAGATGCGATGGGTTCAAATTGGTGAGCATTTGATAATTAAAATACCCCTCACCAAACGTTGTTGGTGGCCGGCCTagctagagcgggtgaagcaggtAAAAAATCCATCATTAAGTGGAAAAAATGTTCGGTTGTAAACTACCTACgctccaaaaaatattttttttgaaaaaaagagaTTTATTAATTCATATTGTTACATCAAACTGATACAACTACACATAAATTTAACTCCGATCTCTACCTAGCtatgctaaaaaaatatatgtgttgGTTGGTAATCCCTTTGTAGCTGCGACCTGCGAGGAATGTGCTACCACCTTCCTACAATGTTCCTCTTCGGTGACTAGTTgtacttttttatttcttgttgAATGATGATTTCGATGTATGTCCTTATATAACTATATGAATAGGGAAGGTCAATCTATTCAGAAAAAAAACCGGGTCCAATTGTCCTTTCACATATCTCTTGTGCttcagagaaagagagagagaaagagagatggatCAGGCTAGAGTGATTGAAACCGCTGCTGGGGGAAGTTTGGGTGCTCTCATTAGAAAGCTTGCCTCCTTGACACTCGATCAGGTGTCCCAGTTGAGGGGGATCTCCGTCAATATCGAGTGGTTGAAAGAGGAGCTGCAGATTCTCCATGCCGTCCTCCTCGATCTGTCGAACGAGGAGGATCCTACTCACCAACAGAAGCTGTGGAAGAATAAGATCAGAGAGCTTGCCTACGACATTGAGGATGCCATCGACAAATTCGTTCTCACATCAAAAAATGAGCATGCACGCAGTCTCCAGGAAGCCCAGGACTCAAACTACGCTGATCGCATCATTGCAACCATTCGAAGCTGCACCGACCGCATCAAAAGCTTGCCATCTGATTACCAAATTGCAACAGAGATCCAGGGCCTAAAGTATCGCATTGCTGCAGCAGAAGACCggcacaagagtttgaagacaGTAGATAATAGTGATGGCTCCAGCTATGATTCCATTGCTATCCGGGACATTGCTCCATACATGGATGCGACTGGCCTAGTGGGCATTGAAGCACCAAGTGGACACATTATCCACATGCTTACGGAAGGGGATAACTCCTCAGCACATCGACGCAAGGTGGTGTCTATTGTTGGATTTGGAGGCCTAGGAAAGACAACTCTTGCCAAACAGGTTTTTGACAGGATTCCTGGTGAATTTGATTGCAAGGCGTTCGTGCCTGTTTCACGAAAACCCGATATCAACAAGGTTCTAAGAGATATACTGTTAGACTTCGGATCAGGTGACAAGTTAGACGAGCTGAGACAATTTGATCGGCGACAACTCATGGACAAGCTCAGGGGATACATCAGAAAAAAGAGGTATCATCACGCGTTATGGTTTTCGGTATTTCAGTTATTTACATTGTGTTACTGCTTATTGGTCATTTTGTTAATTCATGAGCTTGGAGTCCAATGGATAGGTACTACCTGGGTGGGTTTTTAATTTCTTCTATCACATTCTATAGTGTGTTCTATTCTCCTCTCTACCATGCATTACATTTATACATTGGGTTTTCCGAAGGTAGTTTCTAACAAAGCACCGGGATATAATTAGTTATGCTCGAAAAGGAGTATTACCATACATCTAAGAAATGGGGATATGTACCTAAATATCCCTATATCCAAAATTTCTATGGACTTGACGAAAGAGCGGTCTTTTCACCCAATAGACATAGCCTAGAAATAGGGCTGCCGAACCAACCGGTTCTTGGATGCAGCTCTCGGGGGAGTGATCTGGGTTTGAGCCCCAGCGCTTCACCGGAGGCGCTCGTGTAGCTCCTGTGTAGCTGGGTGAGTGTGAGCCTCctcttgaaaaaaaatacaacaaacAACTTATATGTGGTAGCCAAGCAGTAGATGTTAGGGATGGAGTCTTCCAAACCCCACTGCGTCCCTAACACTGCAATTAACAATTAATATAGGATCCCTATGGGGCCTTGTTgttcataatatacaaataacAAACATAGTGGGGATATGTCCACTGTAAAAAAAAGTATTCACTTTCAGGATGATTTTTATCATCTATTCTTAGAATATCTGTTTGGAGGAAAATTCACATGAAACAATCGTAGTAGAATGTGTATTTAATTGCTTGCATATAATTTTTCAGGAtgattttttattcaaaataaaaatgaaatataaaCAAAATTCCATATTTGCTACGTACGTTTATTTCAATTATTTTGGTTTTTCATATATGACTGTCAGTATTTGTAGTGTAATCCTTGCTATGAAATCAAACGTCATACAGAAGCTTATTTGACTTTTCGCATGTGGATTAAATATGTTGAAATTAGGATCCGTTTAAAAATCATTTCACCACTGGATAGTACGTTTTGTTTGCTTAGTTTTTCTGCTGTTGCATAATATCTGATTAATCTTTATTAATATAAGAATGTCGTAAAATTGCACTGCAGGTACTTGGTCGTTGTTGATGATATATGGGACAAAGATGCATGGAGAATTCTCAAAGGTGCATTATTTGATAATAATTTTGGCAGTAGAATAATTGTCACAACACGCAAGAATGATGTCGCTGAAGAATGTTGTTCTTGTACCAGCGACCATGTCTACAGAATAAAGCCTCTTAATAATGATAATTCTGAACGGTTATTTATAGATAAGGTCTTTGGCCGCAAAAGATGCCCACCTTATCTGAAAGATGCATGTGATAGAATCTTGAAAAAATGTGCTGGTTCTCCATTAGCAATCCTGACGATGTCTGGTTTGTTGGCTAATAAGGTGACCGTCTCGCAATGGGAAGAGGTGCTACGTTCTCTAAGTTATGCAGTTCCAGATAACTCTGATGTTGAAGCAATGAGAAGGATATTGTCTTTTAGCTACTTTGATCTTCCTCAGCATCTAAGAACATGCCTATTATACTTGAGCATATTTCCTGAAGATAGAGTGATCAAAAGGAAGCGCTTAGTAAATAGATGGATTGCTGAAGGGTTCATTCAAATTGAAGATGGGAAAAGTAAAACTAAAATTGGAGAGCGTTATTTTAATGAGCTCATCAGTAGAAGCTTGATCCAACCGTTGGACATCAAGTATGACGGCCAGGCACGGGCTTGTCGAGTTCATGACACCATTTTGGATTTTATTGTATCCAAATCCCTTGAAGAGAACTTCATTACATTTCTCGGTGCTCAAGAGGGGAGATCACACAACACGGTTCGTCGCATATCTATCCATAATATTCAAGATGTCACAGGAGAACTGGCAGAACATGATGTAACTCGTGTCCGATCACTTACTATCTTTGGAAACATTAATCAAATGCCACGTTCTCTTTTGAGATTTTCTAGTTTGCGAGTTTTAGATTTGAAAGACTATCTTCCACCCAAAATGCTTCAGGATAAGTGGATTTTCAAGGATCAAGAGCATGCTATTGCTATAGATGTAGCGGGGCTTTTTCACCTGAAGTACTTGGATCTAAGTGGACCTTTTAGAGGCATGATGTCAATAAAGATTCACACAGATAGGCTTCTAGCAGGGATTGGAAACCTGCAATATCTAGAAACACTTGATCTAAGAAACACCCCGCTAAGTGAATTACCGAATGATATTTACAAACTTCAACAGTTAGTGCGTCTATACATCGGTAAATCTTTAAGACTGCCTGCTCGAATTGGACAAATGAAGCAGTTGGAAGAGCTGAAAGTAATCAGTATTGATGGACGTTCTTCACTGGAATTCTTGCAGGAACTAGGTCAGCTATCAAATATGGGGTCAATTGTCATTCATATAAAGAAAAGTCAAACCAACCTTGAACAGGAATCAATCTTAATATCTTCGCTTTATAAAATAGGCATGTGCAGTCTTCATTCTCTTACTATTGATTTGAGTGATGACAACTTTGATGATCCTTTTTCTCTAGAGGACTCGGATGGTCATTCTTGGCAAGCAGCTCTACAAAGTCTGAGGAAATTCAACATTAAGTGGGGCTACATCACTAAGGTACCGGAATGGATGGGGTCACTAAGAAACCTTGAGAAATTACAGTTGGGGATTAATGAAATGGAACAGGAAGATCTGGATATCCTTGGAGACTTGCACAGCCTACTCTACCTCTTCCTGGAAGTAGTACACAAACCTAAAGAAAGGTTTACCTTCAGGGGCAGCAAAGGATTTCCTTGTCTAAAGTATTTGCACACAGAATGTACTAGTGGTATGATGCTGAGGTTTGAAGCTGGATCGATGCCGAGTCTTGAACACCTGCAATTTGACATACGTACATATAACAATACCACATCTGATGGTTATAATTTTGGCATTGAGCACCTCTACTCACTGACAACAGTTGATGTCACAATTCGCTACATGAAGCGACATGAGGATGGCCTGGCAAAGGCTGCTGAGACCACCATCAGGAATGCAGTCGATAAGCTTCCTAACAACCCTACACTCAGAATTGAGATTAAACCACTTCTGCTGCGACATCGATGATTAATAATTATGAGTGTAGGTCATGCTTTTCTCTAGGTAATAATACTTCCATTCCCAAAACAAAATGAACAAAATATGTGCATGTACCATGTTGTGATCGTGACCTCTGAGTTCCATTTCACAGCAATATCTCTATCTTATATACCAGCATAAATAATTTACCTTACACACTCGAAATTTACatatagggcatgtttggttgctcCCTTGGCCGGAGCTGCCTGGCCAGGCAGCAGCTCCAGATGTTCGATTTCAGACGCCTATGGCTGGATGCACTGCCTGGCGCTGGAGCTGCCTGCTAGGGCCCAACCAAACACGGCCATAGTGTGTGCAGTATCATTTTTATTGCCAAACTAGAATTGTCATATTTAGTTGTAATAATTCCCGCTAATGCAATCTTGACGTCTTTATGATGCAtgcaaaataaattttatttgtcCATCGAAGAATTAAACATACCCAAATGATTGCCTTCAAGCTCCTCTTTCAAGTAATAGTAATGAATTTGCAATTTCGGAAGCGTAAAGTATTTAAGTAAGTCAAATCTTATATGGAGATGTCAGTGGATATTAATATTATTCTCTTTTGTGAAGTGTTATGAAACGTCAAAAGCACCTCTTAAATTAGAAATAACACGAGGGGGGATTGCACTTTTATACATATTTTGTTTTTCCTACGCTATACTGAAGAGATCGCGCGGTCTACCAGGCACGGATGTACTCCCTTTTTTTACACTACTCATTCGTTATTCAGGCACTGGAAGTCTAGATGTGTATGTGTGTAGATGTAATTGGACGTATAGAAGATACAATGTGGTGTAATTGTCCATCCAAGAGCTAAATTGAACGTATAGAAGATACAATGTGGTGTATCTTCTATACGTGCGTCGACATGAAGAGGTTCTCTGTTTGAGAATGAAGATATAGTGCAGAACTAGCGTACAGCTAAACAAGTTTGAAGACCCATTGTATCTTAGAATAGTTCTCGGAGGTAAAATAATTATTAAATAAAGTTACGGCCAGTCTGCAGCCAAGAATACAAATATACGTCCAAGAGTTACTTTATCTGTACGAATACTCTAACATTATTCTTTAAGCCAAATACTGCACATAATACCGCAAGTACCAAACACATCgtagtttctttgaaagttgtAAAAGACTATGGTTTCTAGCTACTGGATACTGTGATATCATTGAAtaacaagtccaaaattgagtTCTTAAAAAGTGTTCTTCAAAAaatacaagtccaaaattgtaGTTTCGGAATACCATGGTTTTTCAGAAACTCTGACATCGAAACAGGCATATTTTCTCATTGTTACTCTGTTGTATTTAAATCTGCAGTCACATTCTAGTGATACTTCACCCTAAATAATTGAATCCTTACACTACAAAATAGTGTGCTTAGTTATTCAACAGAGTGTGGCTGGACTCTGCGTTTGTAGCTGCTGGGAGACTCAATGTCTTGTTGCCTGCAATGCCTGACTCAATTCACAAgggtgcaattttttatttcagAATTAATCACTGGGTTACTACTTATTACTACTTAGAGATGTAACATGGATATCAGTTATGTACATGTGTCAATATATCCATACAAACATCATAACTGAATTACTTATTACTTTTCATTTGATGCAGTTCTTAGGGGCAGAAATGCACAGAAATGATTATCAAGCGTGTGTGAAGGGTATATTGTTGTCTTTTGAGTTTGGTGTGCTCCAGTCTATAAAGAGCATCCACTATTTCAAATTTGTTACTACAATGCGTGTTTGCATATGTAGCTGCTGTGGTAGCTGCAAGATCAGATGCTTGCAGGTTATTTGTCTTAAACTCTAAAACTGgtggaagcaaattttataggattctATCTAGAAAAACTCTAGTGAGACCTATCTATACTATCCATCATGCGATCTAATGGTTGGactgaaaagaataaaaaatatacgGACACGTGCCATTACAGGAAAGAGAGTCTTTTATAAGATCGagtcttataaaatttgcttccataGTTAGCGCCTATCTCTGAACCTGTACTTGAACAAGGTTTGTCTTTCCAACACAGCTTATCTTCAAGTTTGAAAAACTATTCTGCCAACGATTGAGTTTCAGTCCATTACACAGAGCTAAATTGTGTGCCTGTACCGAATTCTCTGACCAAACAGTCAATTTGCTGCCGACGATTGAGTTTATACACGCGCAGTTGCACGGTGTGAAATTCTTCAGTTGGGTGATTTTCTGGGAAGGCTATGCACTCGGGATGACCGAATAATAATTTTGTCCGTACTGTTACTGAAAGCTGGAAACATCGGTGCATTTATTTATTCTTCGAAAGTCTTCTCGTGGGCAGTTCAGAGTTCGTGGCTGACTTACACCTCTCCACCGGCTCATGGTGGTTCAGTGTTGATGATGGTTGACAATGACACTTAAGGCGGCCTGCTCGAAGATTATATATCTTTCTCCTAGTTTGCTGCCTGACTCCGAAAAGCAGGTAACTGTTGCATTTTTAGGCATGGTTCACTATTACATAAAGATCATCCTTGCCGATGCTGTTATAATCAGCAGCTATAATTTATCATGATCGATTCATAAGTTCAACCTGAATATGAAAAGATGAGCCATCAAAAACCAATAGTaataatcactatcactatcgctTTTTATTacgaactagcactgatataTCACTATGAGTTCGTAACatggaccggtagtgatagtaaaTTATCACTGCAGTGATAACCGACTGCCAGTACAGCTTCCAGTCTCCTCATGTTTGGCTTCTCCTGAAAGCCTTTAAATTTAACTCCCCAGCCGATtgctcagctctctctctctctctaactctctctctctctctctctctctctctctctctctctctctctctctctctctccaccctcTCCTCTTCATCATTGCCGTCGTGATGGAAACTCCACTATCATCTCCGACTCTAGCACCCACTCCATGCTCCCCTTCAACACGACCACCATCTCCTACCACACCACCCACCTCCGTGCCTTCGTCCGACGATGAAGCTCTAGCGCCGCTAGAGAGCTCATATGAGGCGCATTTGTCGAACTTCAGATCGGTGGGGTCCCCGTCCGATGACAAAGTTTGGAACTTCTTCATGGATGAGCCGGAGCCGAAGAGGCGCTGACCGAGCTTGGATGAAGAGCaagacgaggaggagggggctgaggaggaggacgacaacGATGACTTCTCCGTCGTGGCCGATCCCAATTGGCCGTAGTAGGCGTAGGTGCGCAACGGGTGCAGTGGTTCTTTTGTTACAATGACGAATTGAAAGTTTTAGAGTTCCTTTTGCGCACGCAAAGCCACGTTGTTTGTTTTGGCGTACAATGATGACTGCTtatttgtgtgatgaaaaacaATAATTCTGGtttagtaatataaagcttAGTTAATTATGGCATGCCTGTTTCAAtttcgattttttttctagaattgaatatcattgccggttcatagcTTGAACTAACTGTgataaatgatatcaatcgATAGATTAAagctaagaaccggcagtgatacaaactatcactgccggttggagcTACAAACCGGTAGTAATACTTAATATTAGTCCTGGTTATTTAGCGACCAGTGATAATCTAAAAACTGGTAATATTGTAGTTTTTTAGACCAGCAGTGATTGACCTTTCTGTAGTGTGGTTAATTCAACATGTATTTATTCAACTCCATCTAACAAGAATTCTAAGCGGAGGAAAAGCCACTGGTACAGACCGACAGACGACTGAACTAGGATTATTCCCTTGTGTACACCCCCAAGAATATTCGTTGTAAGTCTGTAACATAAGTGTTAGGTAACGGCCAGCAGTTTAGTCCCTCCTgtttagggatgaaaacggacgaaAACGGTCAGAAGAACCTTTAACTGTTtttactttcacattttctcaatCGGGTGGCAACGAAAACGGGAAAgccaaaaatgaaaataaatacgGGATTGCTGGTTATATGGAAACAAGCAAATCCAAACGGAAATATGTCGATATCGGACGAAAACCAGCGATTAAAATCGGAAAAACCGAACTTGAGAACCATGAGTCCCATGTCTGGCTGCAAGTGAAATTGTTTACCCCAAGCAGCTCACCCCCTCCGTGAAGCTCAAGATCATGTAATCTATATTGCAAACATCAGTAAACAGAGTATAATCATTTATAAAGTAGCAGTTATCCTTATAACTACTATCCAACCACTTTCAGTTCGACTGGGCGGCGACTTGCGACGACTAGGCGGCGACTGGGCGCTCGACTGTAGATCGATTGGGCTATCCTTGCCCCATTTTTCAGCCCACCAGTCCAATTTAGAAATTATAACCCTAATCAGCCCACCAGCCGCAGCTTCTTCACAGTTGCCACACACCATCCCCTTCAGAGCCGTAACTCTGCTAGCCCTTCCTGTAGCTGCCACCCCCTTCCTGGTGCTGCCGCCCCCTTCCTGTTGCCGCCGCCACCCCCTTCCATTCTCAGGTTTGCAGGTTCTCAACTTCTCATCCCTCTCGCTCCCTCACCCCCTCATGgcctcaccccccccccctctgttCTCATCCCCCTGTTCCCATTTGCTCTGTGCCTCTGTCTCTGACTCTGTTCTCATCCCTCCTCACCCCTTGTGTATTCACAGCAGCAGCTAGAGCTACCATGGTACAATCAGAAGAAGCTCCAGGCTCTCAGCGTGGCAATGAGGCGGCGTATGATCCAAAGAAGGACCTGAAACGGAAGGCCAAGTCAAAAGACCCAGGATGGAAATACAGGTTTTGGCCTAACATTAATCGAAAGGATGTTGTGCAATGCATGCTCTGTGATAAGCAAGTGCATGCTGGGATAGGGAGATTGAATCGTCATCTTGCAGGGGGCTTCACAAATGTTGAGAAATGTGCCAAGACAACCACAGCTATCATGAGGGAGATGAATGCCTACTTAAGTAGTACTACAAGGCGCAAAGTTGTTGAGATTGATTCCGAGGATGAAGCTGAAGCTAGACAAGGTGCTGCTGATGACAATGAGGTcattgaggtggaagaagaagaggttggaCAGGGTGTAGCACAAAAAAGAAAGCGTGCTATCTTTAAAGTGTCAGCACCACCCCAGAAGGTTTCTAAGTCAGTTGCTTCTATGCTTAGGAAGTCTCCTGAAGAGGTGATTGAGGAAAGGCATGCCAAGAGTTCTGCTCAAACTACCATTGATCATTGCATAAAAAAGAGCAAGGAAGACAAGGCAAGGGTTGACGATCATGTGGTTGATTTTTAGTATGAGGCTGGGTTGCCATTCAATGCTATCAATAGAAGAAGTTGGGAGATTTTATTGGTGTCTGTAGGGCAATATGGTCCTGGTTACATATCCCTTTCTTATCATGACATCCAGGAGCCACTGCTTGAGAGGGCAAAGAAGAAGACCGATGCATTGAGGGATAAGCATGAGTTGGCTTGGCAAGAATATGGTTGCACACTCATGTCAGATGGATGGACTGATAAAAGGAGtcgccacttggtgaacttccTTGTCAATAGTCCAGCAAGGACATTCTTTTTGGACTCCCATGATGTATCAAGCAAGATAATTGATGCACGCTTCTTAGCAAAATTGTTGGAGGACAAAATTAATGAGATTGGCAGTCAATATGTGGTGCAGGTGGTGACAGATAATGGTGCAAATTACAAAGCAGCCAGAAAATTCTAATGGAGAGGTTCCCTAGTCCACTGTTTGGACCCCTTGTGCAGCCCACTGTTTGGACCTTATGTTGGAGGATATTGGGGGTAAGATCTCACAATTCAGCGCATGCATTGAAAAGGCTAAGAAGGTTTGTACATTCATCTATAGGCATGGAAGGTTACTTGATGCAATGAGGGAGAAGACAAATGTCATGGATCTTGTTAGGCATGTAACTACACGTTTTGCTACATCTTTTCTCACACTGTCGTGTTTGTACAAGCATAGGCAAGCTTTGAAAGGTCTCTTTGTGGATGAGGCTTGGACTAGGTCTCAATTGTCAAACACGGAGATAGGGAAAACAATAGCAGAAATTGTTCTTTCCATGGCATTTTGGGGTTCACTTGAAGATTGCATTAGAGCAGCACAACCACTTCTCATTGTCTTGAGGATTGCAGATGGTGATGAGAAGCTGGCAATGCCCGAGATTGCTGCAAGCATGGAACTTGCAAGGCACAAGATTGAGGAGGGTTTGCAGCACAAACCAAGGTTGCGAGATGAGGTCCTAAAATATGTTGACACCCGTTGGGACACACAAATGGACCAACAGTTATATGGGGCTGCATTGTTCTTGAACCCAAACAGATTCTTTGATATTCAAAAAGACCCTGcaaataggaaaaaaatgtgGTAGGCTAAGGCATATATTCAATGAGGTGTTGTGGAAGATGGAACTCGATGAAGAGAGGCAAAGCAAGATAAGTGCTTTGGCTGATGACTATGAGAGGACAGAAGGTTGCTTCACAATGAAATTAGCAATCAAGGACCGATCAGCAAAGAATCTTCGTAAGTTTCTTGCATTTAATCATTTAATGTTGAGTGTTGACACCAAGATAACTTCTTCTGTTTTTTCTTATATAGTTCTTTGGTGGGGTGCATATGGTGGTCTTGCTTATGGGCTCCAATCTTTAGCAAAACGCATCGTTAGTCTTTGTACCTCGGCCTCCGGATGTGAGAGGAATTGGAGTACATTTGAGTTCGTAAGTATCTAGCACCTAGCCACCTACAACAACATATCCAAG
Proteins encoded:
- the LOC133906424 gene encoding disease resistance protein RGA5-like; this translates as MDQARVIETAAGGSLGALIRKLASLTLDQVSQLRGISVNIEWLKEELQILHAVLLDLSNEEDPTHQQKLWKNKIRELAYDIEDAIDKFVLTSKNEHARSLQEAQDSNYADRIIATIRSCTDRIKSLPSDYQIATEIQGLKYRIAAAEDRHKSLKTVDNSDGSSYDSIAIRDIAPYMDATGLVGIEAPSGHIIHMLTEGDNSSAHRRKVVSIVGFGGLGKTTLAKQVFDRIPGEFDCKAFVPVSRKPDINKVLRDILLDFGSGDKLDELRQFDRRQLMDKLRGYIRKKRYLVVVDDIWDKDAWRILKGALFDNNFGSRIIVTTRKNDVAEECCSCTSDHVYRIKPLNNDNSERLFIDKVFGRKRCPPYLKDACDRILKKCAGSPLAILTMSGLLANKVTVSQWEEVLRSLSYAVPDNSDVEAMRRILSFSYFDLPQHLRTCLLYLSIFPEDRVIKRKRLVNRWIAEGFIQIEDGKSKTKIGERYFNELISRSLIQPLDIKYDGQARACRVHDTILDFIVSKSLEENFITFLGAQEGRSHNTVRRISIHNIQDVTGELAEHDVTRVRSLTIFGNINQMPRSLLRFSSLRVLDLKDYLPPKMLQDKWIFKDQEHAIAIDVAGLFHLKYLDLSGPFRGMMSIKIHTDRLLAGIGNLQYLETLDLRNTPLSELPNDIYKLQQLVRLYIGKSLRLPARIGQMKQLEELKVISIDGRSSLEFLQELGQLSNMGSIVIHIKKSQTNLEQESILISSLYKIGMCSLHSLTIDLSDDNFDDPFSLEDSDGHSWQAALQSLRKFNIKWGYITKVPEWMGSLRNLEKLQLGINEMEQEDLDILGDLHSLLYLFLEVVHKPKERFTFRGSKGFPCLKYLHTECTSGMMLRFEAGSMPSLEHLQFDIRTYNNTTSDGYNFGIEHLYSLTTVDVTIRYMKRHEDGLAKAAETTIRNAVDKLPNNPTLRIEIKPLLLRHR
- the LOC133905698 gene encoding uncharacterized protein LOC133905698, yielding MVQSEEAPGSQRGNEAAYDPKKDLKRKAKSKDPGWKYRFWPNINRKDVVQCMLCDKQVHAGIGRLNRHLAGGFTNVEKCAKTTTAIMREMNAYLSSTTRRKVVEIDSEDEAEARQGAADDNEVIEVEEEEVGQGVAQKRKRAIFKVSAPPQKVSKSVASMLRKSPEEVIEERHAKSSAQTTIDHCIKKSKEDKEPLLERAKKKTDALRDKHELAWQEYGCTLMSDGWTDKRSRHLVNFLVNSPARTFFLDSHDVSSKIIDARFLAKLLEDKINEIGSQYVVQVVTDNGANYKAARKF
- the LOC133905699 gene encoding uncharacterized protein LOC133905699 is translated as MREKTNVMDLVRHVTTRFATSFLTLSCLYKHRQALKGLFVDEAWTRSQLSNTEIGKTIAEIVLSMAFWGSLEDCIRAAQPLLIVLRIADGDEKLAMPEIAASMELARHKIEEDSLIFKKTLQIGKKCGRLRHIFNEVLWKMELDEERQSKISALADDYERTEGCFTMKLAIKDRSAKNLRKFLAFNHLMLSVDTKITSSVFSYIVLWWGAYGGLAYGLQSLAKRIVSLCTSASGCERNWSTFEFIHTKKRNRLEHKRLNKLVYISYNRRIASRFQMLRQEGSKGKRSNPLLLQEFDWENEWVDQNAEKVHEGEDLTWAEVDEAAGASVGAMHNLRSRNSNAPMIAQGAGPSCVIKTYSRNRQHKKRNEALELEEPEVDENEEEWEDEEAHAESENDDEDVEDDFGESPTISPHDNDDGLSGDNNGLHDMNDFDLDD